A genomic segment from Diospyros lotus cultivar Yz01 chromosome 5, ASM1463336v1, whole genome shotgun sequence encodes:
- the LOC127801147 gene encoding uncharacterized protein LOC127801147 — MAYLNMLKKEQQDHCTSIPRISFSDYFADGHQLINHESNYREPPVSSDFEFSTSSYGMISADELIRRGGLLPLKEHCTKMTLRDELLVDDDYEDELPRQPRGSSAWWKPRTGLKRPHPVPRKGDKSEDLYANKKTGPK, encoded by the exons ATGGCATACCTAAACATGCTCAAGAAAGAGCAGCAAGACCACTGCACTTCAATCCCAAGAATTTCCTTCTCTGATTATTTTGCAGATGGCCATCAACTGATCAACCATGAAAGCAACTACAGAGAACCACCCGTCTCGTCGGACTTCGAGTTCTCCACCTCCAGCTATGGCATGATCTCCGCGGACGAGCTTATCCGCAGAGGGGGGTTGCTGCCTTTGAAGGAACACTGCACCAAGATGACCCTAAGGGATGAACTACTTGTTGATGATGACTATGAGGATGAATTGCCAAGGCAACCAAGGGGTTCTTCAGCTTGGTGGAAGCCGCGGACGGGTCTGAAGAGGCCTCATCCTGTGCCCAGAAAAGGTGATAAGAGTGAGGATTTATATGCAAACAAGAAGACAG GACCCAAGTGA